From a region of the Rhinopithecus roxellana isolate Shanxi Qingling chromosome 8, ASM756505v1, whole genome shotgun sequence genome:
- the SLC27A3 gene encoding solute carrier family 27 member 3 isoform X1 produces MFASGWNQTVPTEEAGSMAALLLLPLLLLLPLLLLKLHLWPQLRWLPADLAFALRALRCKWALRARALAAAAADPEGPEAGCSLAWRLAELARQRPAHTFLIHGSRRFSYSEAERESNRAARAFLRALGWDGGPGGGDSGTRSAGEGERAAPGAGDAAAGSGAGLAGGNGAARGGGAAALLAPGATVALLLPGGPEFLWLWFGLAKAGLRTAFVPTALRRGPLLHCLRSCGARALVLAPEFLESLEPDLPALRAMGLHLWAAGPGTHPAGISDLLAEVSAEMDGPVPGYLSSPQSVTDTCLYIFTSGTTGLPKAARISHLKILQCQGFYQLCGVHQEDVIYLALPLYHMSGSLLGVVGCLGIGATVVLKSKFSAGQFWEDCQQHRVTVFQYIGELCRYLVNQPLSKAEHGHKVRLVVGSGLRPDTWERFVRRFGPLQVLETYGLTEGNVATINYTGQQGAVGRASWLYKHIFPFSLIRYDVTLGEPIRDPRGHCVATSPGEPGLLVAPISQQSPFLGYAGGPELAQGKLLKDVFRPGDVFFNTGDLLVCDDQGFLRFHDRTGDTFRWKGENVATTEVAEVFEALDFLQEVNVYGVTVPGHEGRAGMAALVLRPPHSLDLMQLYTHVSENLPPYARPRFLRLQESLATTETFKQQKVRMAEEGFDPSTLSDPLYILDQAAGAYLPLTPARYSALLAGDLRI; encoded by the exons ATGTTTGCTAGCGGCTGGAACCAGACGGTGCCGACGGAAGAAGCGGGCTCCATGGCTGCCCTCCTGCTGCTGCCCCTGCTGCTGTTGCTACCGCTGCTGCTGCTGAAGCTACACCTCTGGCCGCAATTGCGCTGGCTCCCGGCGGACTTGGCCTTTGCGCTGCGCGCCCTGCGCTGCAAATGGGCTCTTCGAGCTCGCGCCCTGGCCGCGGCTGCCGCCGACCCGGAAGGTCCCGAGGCGGGCTGCAGCCTGGCCTGGCGCCTCGCGGAACTGGCCCGGCAGCGCCCCGCGCACACCTTTCTCATTCACGGCTCGCGGCGCTTTAGCTACTCGGAGGCGGAGCGCGAGAGTAACAGGGCTGCACGCGCCTTCCTACGTGCGCTAGGCTGGGACGGGGGTCCCGGCGGCGGCGACAGTGGCACGCGGAGCGCTGGAGAAGGCGAGCGGGCGGCGCCGGGAGCCGGAGATGCAGCGGCCGGAAGCGGCGCGGGGCTTGCTGGAGGGAACGGTGCGGCCAGAGGTGGAGGAGCCGCCGCCCTTCTGGCACCTGGAGCAACCGTGGCGCTGCTCCTCCCCGGCGGCCCGGAGTTTCTGTGGCTCTGGTTCGGGCTGGCCAAGGCTGGCCTGCGCACGGCCTTTGTGCCCACCGCCCTGCGCCGGGGCCCCCTGCTGCACTGCCTCCGCAGCTGCGGCGCGCGCGCGCTGGTGCTGGCGCCAG AGTTTCTGGAGTCCCTGGAGCCGGACCTGCCCGCCCTGAGAGCCATGGGGCTTCACCTGTGGGCTGCAGGCCCAGGAACCCACCCTGCTGGAATTAGCGATTTGCTGGCTGAAGTGTCCGCTGAAATGGATGGGCCAGTGCCAGGATACCTCTCTTCCCCCCAGAGCGTAACAGACACGTGCCTGTACATCTTTACCTCTGGCACCACGG GCCTCCCCAAGGCTGCTCGGATCAGTCATCTGAAGATCCTGCAATGCCAGGGCTTCTACCAGCTGTGTGGTGTCCACCAGGAAGATGTGATCTACCTCGCACTCCCACTCTACCACATGTCCGGCTCCCTGCTGGGTGTTGTGGGCTGCTTGGGCATTG GGGCCACAGTGGTGCTGAAGTCCAAGTTCTCGGCTGGTCAGTTCTGGGAAGATTGCCAGCAGCACAGGGTGACCGTGTTCCAGTACATTGGGGAGTTGTGTCGATACCTTGTCAACCAGCCCCTG AGCAAGGCAGAACATGGCCATAAGGTCCGGCTGGTAGTGGGCAGCGGGCTGCGCCCAGACACCTGGGAGCGTTTTGTGCGGCGCTTTGGGCCCCTGCAGGTGCTGGAGACGTATGGACTGACAGAGGGCAACGTGGCCACCATCAACTACACAGGACAGCAGGGCGCTGTGGGGCGTGCTTCCTGGCTTTACAAG CATATCTTCCCCTTCTCCTTGATTCGCTATGATGTCACCCTAGGAGAACCGATTCGGGACCCCCGGGGGCACTGTGTGGCCACATCTCCAG GTGAGCCAGGGCTGCTGGTGGCCCCGATAAGCCAGCAGTCCCCATTCCTGGGCTACGCTGGGGGGCCAGAGCTGGCCCAGGGGAAGTTGCTAAAGGATGTCTTCCGGCCTGGGGATGTTTTCTTCAACACTGGGGACCTGCTGGTCTGCGATGACCAAGGTTTTCTCCGCTTCCATGATCGTACTGGAGACACCTTCAG GTGGAAGGGGGAGAATGTGGCCACAACCGAGGTGGCAGAGGTCTTTGAGGCCCTGGATTTTCTTCAGGAGGTGAACGTCTATGGAGTCACTGTGCCAG GGCATGAAGGCAGGGCTGGAATGGCAGCCCTGGTTCTGCGTCCCCCCCACTCTTTGGACCTTATGCAGCTCTACACCCACGTGTCTGAGAATTTGCCACCTTATGCCCGGCCCCGATTCCTCAGGCTCCAG GAGTCTTTGGCCACCACAGAGACCTTCAAACAGCAGAAAGTCCGGATGGCAGAGGAGGGCTTCGACCCCAGCACCCTGTCCGACCCACTGTACATTCTGGACCAGGCTGCAGGTGCCTACCTGCCCCTCACACCTGCCCGGTACAGCGCCCTCCTGGCAGGGGACCTTCGAATCTGA
- the SLC27A3 gene encoding solute carrier family 27 member 3 isoform X2 encodes MFASGWNQTVPTEEAGSMAALLLLPLLLLLPLLLLKLHLWPQLRWLPADLAFALRALRCKWALRARALAAAAADPEGPEAGCSLAWRLAELARQRPAHTFLIHGSRRFSYSEAERESNRAARAFLRALGWDGGPGGGDSGTRSAGEGERAAPGAGDAAAGSGAGLAGGNGAARGGGAAALLAPGATVALLLPGGPEFLWLWFGLAKAGLRTAFVPTALRRGPLLHCLRSCGARALVLAPEFLESLEPDLPALRAMGLHLWAAGPGTHPAGISDLLAEVSAEMDGPVPGYLSSPQSVTDTCLYIFTSGTTGLPKAARISHLKILQCQGFYQLCGVHQEDVIYLALPLYHMSGSLLGVVGCLGIGATVVLKSKFSAGQFWEDCQQHRVTVFQYIGELCRYLVNQPLVLETYGLTEGNVATINYTGQQGAVGRASWLYKHIFPFSLIRYDVTLGEPIRDPRGHCVATSPGEPGLLVAPISQQSPFLGYAGGPELAQGKLLKDVFRPGDVFFNTGDLLVCDDQGFLRFHDRTGDTFRWKGENVATTEVAEVFEALDFLQEVNVYGVTVPGHEGRAGMAALVLRPPHSLDLMQLYTHVSENLPPYARPRFLRLQESLATTETFKQQKVRMAEEGFDPSTLSDPLYILDQAAGAYLPLTPARYSALLAGDLRI; translated from the exons ATGTTTGCTAGCGGCTGGAACCAGACGGTGCCGACGGAAGAAGCGGGCTCCATGGCTGCCCTCCTGCTGCTGCCCCTGCTGCTGTTGCTACCGCTGCTGCTGCTGAAGCTACACCTCTGGCCGCAATTGCGCTGGCTCCCGGCGGACTTGGCCTTTGCGCTGCGCGCCCTGCGCTGCAAATGGGCTCTTCGAGCTCGCGCCCTGGCCGCGGCTGCCGCCGACCCGGAAGGTCCCGAGGCGGGCTGCAGCCTGGCCTGGCGCCTCGCGGAACTGGCCCGGCAGCGCCCCGCGCACACCTTTCTCATTCACGGCTCGCGGCGCTTTAGCTACTCGGAGGCGGAGCGCGAGAGTAACAGGGCTGCACGCGCCTTCCTACGTGCGCTAGGCTGGGACGGGGGTCCCGGCGGCGGCGACAGTGGCACGCGGAGCGCTGGAGAAGGCGAGCGGGCGGCGCCGGGAGCCGGAGATGCAGCGGCCGGAAGCGGCGCGGGGCTTGCTGGAGGGAACGGTGCGGCCAGAGGTGGAGGAGCCGCCGCCCTTCTGGCACCTGGAGCAACCGTGGCGCTGCTCCTCCCCGGCGGCCCGGAGTTTCTGTGGCTCTGGTTCGGGCTGGCCAAGGCTGGCCTGCGCACGGCCTTTGTGCCCACCGCCCTGCGCCGGGGCCCCCTGCTGCACTGCCTCCGCAGCTGCGGCGCGCGCGCGCTGGTGCTGGCGCCAG AGTTTCTGGAGTCCCTGGAGCCGGACCTGCCCGCCCTGAGAGCCATGGGGCTTCACCTGTGGGCTGCAGGCCCAGGAACCCACCCTGCTGGAATTAGCGATTTGCTGGCTGAAGTGTCCGCTGAAATGGATGGGCCAGTGCCAGGATACCTCTCTTCCCCCCAGAGCGTAACAGACACGTGCCTGTACATCTTTACCTCTGGCACCACGG GCCTCCCCAAGGCTGCTCGGATCAGTCATCTGAAGATCCTGCAATGCCAGGGCTTCTACCAGCTGTGTGGTGTCCACCAGGAAGATGTGATCTACCTCGCACTCCCACTCTACCACATGTCCGGCTCCCTGCTGGGTGTTGTGGGCTGCTTGGGCATTG GGGCCACAGTGGTGCTGAAGTCCAAGTTCTCGGCTGGTCAGTTCTGGGAAGATTGCCAGCAGCACAGGGTGACCGTGTTCCAGTACATTGGGGAGTTGTGTCGATACCTTGTCAACCAGCCCCTG GTGCTGGAGACGTATGGACTGACAGAGGGCAACGTGGCCACCATCAACTACACAGGACAGCAGGGCGCTGTGGGGCGTGCTTCCTGGCTTTACAAG CATATCTTCCCCTTCTCCTTGATTCGCTATGATGTCACCCTAGGAGAACCGATTCGGGACCCCCGGGGGCACTGTGTGGCCACATCTCCAG GTGAGCCAGGGCTGCTGGTGGCCCCGATAAGCCAGCAGTCCCCATTCCTGGGCTACGCTGGGGGGCCAGAGCTGGCCCAGGGGAAGTTGCTAAAGGATGTCTTCCGGCCTGGGGATGTTTTCTTCAACACTGGGGACCTGCTGGTCTGCGATGACCAAGGTTTTCTCCGCTTCCATGATCGTACTGGAGACACCTTCAG GTGGAAGGGGGAGAATGTGGCCACAACCGAGGTGGCAGAGGTCTTTGAGGCCCTGGATTTTCTTCAGGAGGTGAACGTCTATGGAGTCACTGTGCCAG GGCATGAAGGCAGGGCTGGAATGGCAGCCCTGGTTCTGCGTCCCCCCCACTCTTTGGACCTTATGCAGCTCTACACCCACGTGTCTGAGAATTTGCCACCTTATGCCCGGCCCCGATTCCTCAGGCTCCAG GAGTCTTTGGCCACCACAGAGACCTTCAAACAGCAGAAAGTCCGGATGGCAGAGGAGGGCTTCGACCCCAGCACCCTGTCCGACCCACTGTACATTCTGGACCAGGCTGCAGGTGCCTACCTGCCCCTCACACCTGCCCGGTACAGCGCCCTCCTGGCAGGGGACCTTCGAATCTGA
- the SLC27A3 gene encoding solute carrier family 27 member 3 isoform X3, with protein sequence MFASGWNQTVPTEEAGSMAALLLLPLLLLLPLLLLKLHLWPQLRWLPADLAFALRALRCKWALRARALAAAAADPEGPEAGCSLAWRLAELARQRPAHTFLIHGSRRFSYSEAERESNRAARAFLRALGWDGGPGGGDSGTRSAGEGERAAPGAGDAAAGSGAGLAGGNGAARGGGAAALLAPGATVALLLPGGPEFLWLWFGLAKAGLRTAFVPTALRRGPLLHCLRSCGARALVLAPEFLESLEPDLPALRAMGLHLWAAGPGTHPAGISDLLAEVSAEMDGPVPGYLSSPQSVTDTCLYIFTSGTTGLPKAARISHLKILQCQGFYQLCGVHQEDVIYLALPLYHMSGSLLGVVGCLGIGATVVLKSKFSAGQFWEDCQQHRVTVFQYIGELCRYLVNQPLSKAEHGHKVRLVVGSGLRPDTWERFVRRFGPLQVLETYGLTEGNVATINYTGQQGAVGRASWLYKHIFPFSLIRYDVTLGEPIRDPRGHCVATSPGEPGLLVAPISQQSPFLGYAGGPELAQGKLLKDVFRPGDVFFNTGDLLVCDDQGFLRFHDRTGDTFRWKGENVATTEVAEVFEALDFLQEVNVYGVTVPGAWHGRWGRHPATTPNWA encoded by the exons ATGTTTGCTAGCGGCTGGAACCAGACGGTGCCGACGGAAGAAGCGGGCTCCATGGCTGCCCTCCTGCTGCTGCCCCTGCTGCTGTTGCTACCGCTGCTGCTGCTGAAGCTACACCTCTGGCCGCAATTGCGCTGGCTCCCGGCGGACTTGGCCTTTGCGCTGCGCGCCCTGCGCTGCAAATGGGCTCTTCGAGCTCGCGCCCTGGCCGCGGCTGCCGCCGACCCGGAAGGTCCCGAGGCGGGCTGCAGCCTGGCCTGGCGCCTCGCGGAACTGGCCCGGCAGCGCCCCGCGCACACCTTTCTCATTCACGGCTCGCGGCGCTTTAGCTACTCGGAGGCGGAGCGCGAGAGTAACAGGGCTGCACGCGCCTTCCTACGTGCGCTAGGCTGGGACGGGGGTCCCGGCGGCGGCGACAGTGGCACGCGGAGCGCTGGAGAAGGCGAGCGGGCGGCGCCGGGAGCCGGAGATGCAGCGGCCGGAAGCGGCGCGGGGCTTGCTGGAGGGAACGGTGCGGCCAGAGGTGGAGGAGCCGCCGCCCTTCTGGCACCTGGAGCAACCGTGGCGCTGCTCCTCCCCGGCGGCCCGGAGTTTCTGTGGCTCTGGTTCGGGCTGGCCAAGGCTGGCCTGCGCACGGCCTTTGTGCCCACCGCCCTGCGCCGGGGCCCCCTGCTGCACTGCCTCCGCAGCTGCGGCGCGCGCGCGCTGGTGCTGGCGCCAG AGTTTCTGGAGTCCCTGGAGCCGGACCTGCCCGCCCTGAGAGCCATGGGGCTTCACCTGTGGGCTGCAGGCCCAGGAACCCACCCTGCTGGAATTAGCGATTTGCTGGCTGAAGTGTCCGCTGAAATGGATGGGCCAGTGCCAGGATACCTCTCTTCCCCCCAGAGCGTAACAGACACGTGCCTGTACATCTTTACCTCTGGCACCACGG GCCTCCCCAAGGCTGCTCGGATCAGTCATCTGAAGATCCTGCAATGCCAGGGCTTCTACCAGCTGTGTGGTGTCCACCAGGAAGATGTGATCTACCTCGCACTCCCACTCTACCACATGTCCGGCTCCCTGCTGGGTGTTGTGGGCTGCTTGGGCATTG GGGCCACAGTGGTGCTGAAGTCCAAGTTCTCGGCTGGTCAGTTCTGGGAAGATTGCCAGCAGCACAGGGTGACCGTGTTCCAGTACATTGGGGAGTTGTGTCGATACCTTGTCAACCAGCCCCTG AGCAAGGCAGAACATGGCCATAAGGTCCGGCTGGTAGTGGGCAGCGGGCTGCGCCCAGACACCTGGGAGCGTTTTGTGCGGCGCTTTGGGCCCCTGCAGGTGCTGGAGACGTATGGACTGACAGAGGGCAACGTGGCCACCATCAACTACACAGGACAGCAGGGCGCTGTGGGGCGTGCTTCCTGGCTTTACAAG CATATCTTCCCCTTCTCCTTGATTCGCTATGATGTCACCCTAGGAGAACCGATTCGGGACCCCCGGGGGCACTGTGTGGCCACATCTCCAG GTGAGCCAGGGCTGCTGGTGGCCCCGATAAGCCAGCAGTCCCCATTCCTGGGCTACGCTGGGGGGCCAGAGCTGGCCCAGGGGAAGTTGCTAAAGGATGTCTTCCGGCCTGGGGATGTTTTCTTCAACACTGGGGACCTGCTGGTCTGCGATGACCAAGGTTTTCTCCGCTTCCATGATCGTACTGGAGACACCTTCAG GTGGAAGGGGGAGAATGTGGCCACAACCGAGGTGGCAGAGGTCTTTGAGGCCCTGGATTTTCTTCAGGAGGTGAACGTCTATGGAGTCACTGTGCCAGGTGCTTGGCATGGAAGGTGGGGGAGGCACCCAGCCACCACCCCGAATTG GGCATGA